The following DNA comes from Mucilaginibacter jinjuensis.
GCGCAAACGATCAGGATTTGGGCGGTACTCGTCGGTAACAATAGAATAAGCTTTCCAGCACTCCGATTTTTCATTTTCGGGCTGGCTGTCCAACACAATACGGATGGCAAACAAATCGTAAACCTCTTCAAAAGGGATCGACTTATTTTTCATCTTATTCCAGATGGAGTGGATGGATTTCGGCCTGCCGAAAACTTCTGCATCCAATCCCTGCACCTGTAAGGTCTTTTTTATCGGCTCAATAAAATCACGAATAAAGCGCTCGCGCTCTGCCTTTTTCTCATTGAGCTTATTTTTAATGAACTGGTAGGTTTCGCTTTCCATGTATTTCATAGAAAGGTCTTCCAGTTCAGATTTTATGGCGTATAAACCCAGGCGGTGGGCAAGGGGTGCGTAAAGATAAACCGTTTCAGACGAAAGCTTCAGTTGCTTATCGCGCGGCATAAACTCCATCGTCCGCATGTTGTGCAGGCGGTCGGCAAGTTTGATTAGAATTACCCGCACATCATCTGCCAGGGTAAGCAACATCTTGCGGAAATTCTCTGCCTGTAGCGAACTGTTCGTATCAAACACACCCGATATTTTAGTCAAGCCATCGATGATCTTGGCTACTTTTTTACCAAACTCACGTTCAATATCATCAAGCGAAACATCGGTATCTTCAACCACATCATGCAGTAAAGCGCATACGATAGAAGTTGTACCTAAGCCAATTTCTTCGGCAGCTATCTGGGCAACGGCAATGGGGTGGTATATGTAAGGCTCGCCGGATTTACGGCGCATATCCTTATGGCTTTCGAGGGCCATATCAAAAGCAAGACGGATGAGGCGTTTATCGCCTTTTTGCATGGTAGGCTTACAGGCACGCAGCAGGGCACGGTATCTTTTCAGAATCTCATTTTTCTCCGCTTCCAGGTCAATCACTAATTCTTTCATAATACTGCGCAGCTCCTAATATATAACAGGTAACACAAAAAATAATTATAGGTTATGTTGAAAATCACAAAAAAATTGCATTAATTTTGTTAATAGTAAATATATGAAATATTTTGCGTTTTTACTTCTAATGTGTGGTTTTGCGGTTGTTTGTAATGCACAAACTGACCTGCCTCACCCTAAATTAGGAAAAAATGATACAATAAAAACATATATGACCGTGCTCGACGGTGAACTGGTACCCTGGGTGGTTACGCCTGAGGTAAAAATTGTTGATACCCGCATCTTCGCCAGTGAAGCTGATCGCCAGGCTTATTACCGTTTAAGATATAACGTAATGAAAGTACTGCCTTATGCTAAATACGCAGGCGAACGTTATGCTCAGTTACAACGCGATCTGGCTTCGACAGCTGACAAGAGCAAGCAGAAAGAGATGATCAAATTGTGTGAAGACCAGATCAAAAATTTGTTCAATACACAAATTAAAAACCTGACTATTACGCAGGGCGAAGTTTTAATTAAACTGGTAAGCCGCGAAACACATAGTACCAGCTTTGCTATGGCGAAGGATTTGAAAGGCGGTTTTCATGCCTTTATGTACCAGAGTGTGGCCCGTATTTTTGGCCATAATTTGAAAGAAGAATACGATCCATCTACCGAACGCGATATAGAAACCATTTTGCACGAAGCAGGTTATACCTCATCTTTGTACTAATGGACAACAGCAATATCTACCAGTTTAGCGTTAAACAGCTAAATGGTGAAGAAGTAAGCCTCGATCGATACCAAAATAAAGTTTTATTGATTGTAAATACAGCCTCGCAATGTGGTTTTACACCACAATTGGCCGACCTGGTTGAGCTGAAAAAGTCTTTATTAGGTAAAGATTTCGAAATTTTGGCCTTCCCGTCAAATGATTTTGGCGGTCAGGAACCTTTAGAAGGTGAAGCCATAGCTACCTTTTGCGAACGCTTTGATACCAATTTTCCGCTGTTTGATAAAATACGCGTAAGGGGTACTTATGCTGACCCGCTTTACCAGTTTTTGTCTACCAAAAAACAAAATGGCAGGGTGAATGCTGCCCCAAGATGGAACTTCCATAAATACCTGGTTGATAAAAATGGCAAGGTGGTTGATTTCTTTTACCCCTTTACCAAGCCAGGCGCTTCTAAAATAAAAAAGAAGATAGCTCATTTACTGGCGCAATAATTTTTGAATTTCTTTTTATGACTAAGTTAGATATACTTGTTTTAGCCGTACACCCGGATGATGCCGAATTAGGTTGTGCTGGCACTATATTAAAACACATTGCCCAGGGCTATAAAGTTGGTGTAGTTGACTTAACCCGCGGTGAACTGGGCACACGTGGCTCGGCAGAGATAAGGGATAAAGAGGCTGCTGCTGCAAGTGAAATATTGGGTTTAACCATACGCGAGAATTTGGGTATGCCCGATGGATTTTTTGCCAATACCAGAGAATACCAGTTGCAGATTATTGAAGTGATCCGTAAGTATCAACCCGAGATAGTAATTGGCAATGCTTATCACGACCGTCACCCCGATCATGGCCGTGCAAACCAGCTTATTGAGGATGCTTCGTTTTTGGCAGGCTTACGTAAAATTGAAACTACCCTTGATGGTGAAATACAGCAGGAGTGGAGACCTAAACAGGTAATGCATTTTATACAAGACCGCTACATTAAACCCGACATTATCATTGATGTTACCGAGTACTGGGACCAGAAAATTGCCAGTCTTTATGCCTACGGTTCGCAGTTCCATAACCCCGAGTGGGAGAATGAGCCACAAACCTACATTTCGTCGCCCGAGTTTATACAGGTTACAGAAGCCCGCGCCCGTGAATTTGGTAAAAGCATAGGTGCCCGCTTTGCCGAAGGTTTTACAAGCCGCAAATTATTGGGGGTTGAGAGTCTTTTTGATCTTGTTTGAGGTTGATTAAGTTAAGTAGTTGATTAAGTTAAGTAGTTGATTAAGTGAGTTGTTCTAACTGGAACACTATGCAGCCGCGTAAAACTTAATCAACTACTTAACCTAATCAACCAATCAACCCTTATTTAGTATCCCTTTCTCCACACTTTCATTAATCAACTTTTCGGCGAATTTCCAAAGCGTTTCAGATCCATTCTTGATCACGCTTTTTTTGCCGATAACTTGTTCGTAACTCACATTAAATTCTTTCCAGGTACCGCCGTTATTGGATATGTTTTGCAATAACGGTTCCAGCCTGTCCATAGCGCGGGCAAATTTGGCCTCGGGGGTTTCAGATGCTTCAAACTCTTCCCATATAGCTATATATTCTTTAGCTTGCTCATCTGGCAGTAGCCCGAAGATCCTTTCTGCAGCCTTTTGCTCGGCAAGGGTATTGGTATGGTTTAAAACAGCATCGTAGAGGAAGATATCCCCGGCATCAATCTCAACCACGTCATGGATCAGCAGCATCTTTACTACTTTCAAAATGTCTACAGGCTCATTAGCATGCTCTGCAAGTATAAGTGCCATAATAGCCAGGTGCCAGCTATGCTCAGCGTCATTTTCATTTCGGTCGCTGTTAAATAGCTTGGTTTTTCGGAGAATATATTTGACCTTGTCAATCTCGTGGATGAATGACACCTGCTTTAAGAGATGTTCGTATTCTGTCATATTATGTTTATTAATAGTGAGCGGTGAGTAGTTGATTAAGTGAGTGGTTGAAAAATGCAAAGAACTAATAAACCACTTAACTCAATCAACTATTAACTCTGTAAGTTTGCTAAGAACCACTCACTGCTTAACTCATCCGATAGCTATCGGATCAACTACTCACCCATAAAAATGAAAGGCCCGATTATATCGGGCCTTTCATTTTTATGACTTGATATATTCAAATCTGTTATTGTCCTGGCTTCGCTGGCGGATAAGTTTGTTCTCGTTCGATAGCTTCAGTAGTATGCCTGATAACTCAGATGTTTTAAAGTCGGTATTAAAGTGTTCGCGGCAATATTCTGCAATAGATGAAATAGAGCGTGCTTCTGCAAAAAAATCGCTGCTTAACAGTTGGTATAAAATTTTAGTAGCGCCCGGTTTTTTTTTGGCGGGTGCGTAGCTTATTTCTTCACCGTTTTCTGTTCTATGTACCCTTCTGTTTTGGGTGTCGTAACCCTCGTTTTCGTTCCTGTCGTTCTCTATCATCGAGTCTAACAGCTTCTCAACAATGCGTAATTGTACAGCTTCAGATTGAAATGAATTTACAACTTCTGATATTTCCAGGAGCTGTCGTTTTAGTTTGTCAGTGTGTTTGCTCATATACGTTTTAGAACCCTATTTAAAAATAGTAATATTTGAGCACTTTTTAACCAGTAGCCCAATATTACCCCCTATCAAAAAATATTATTGTTTATAGTAATAAACGATAAACGGCAATAATAGTATCTGCGTGTTAAAAAGATTCTCAGGAACGTGTTAAAAAGACACGTGTAGCAACATTATTACAAATTACAAACGTTTAAGTATGTGAAACATGGTTTTTATACCTTCATCAATATGGCTTTCCTGCATAATAAGTGCCGGTCTGAAACGGATACTTTTTTCGCCACAGCCCAAAAACATAGTATTATTTTCTAATCCCATATTTATGAAACTGTTTCTAATATCACTATCCGGAAAGTCAAACGCGGTGAGTAAACCTTTACCGCGGATGTTAGAAATGAGGCTGGTAGTTTGGCTTAAGGCCACTAACTGATCTTGCAAATATTGCCCGGTTTGCGATGCCTGATCGCAAAGATTATCCTCAGCAATAATTTCTAATATTTTGGCAGAGCGAACCATATCTGTTAAGTTACCACCCCAGGTAGAGTTTATACGTGAAGATACGGTGAACACATTATCCGGGTTCTCTTCAACCCGGCGGCTAGCCAATATACCGCATACCTGCATTTTTTTGCCGAAAGCAATAATATCCGGCCTTGCGTTTTCTCCAAAATGCTCGTGGCACCAGAATTTGCCGGTTAAGCCAACGCCGGTTTGTACCTCGTCATAAATTAACATCGCCTCATACTCGTCGGCCAGTTTACGCAGTTGTTCCAGAAACTCTTTACGAATGTGGTTATCGCCACCTTCCGACTGGATGGGCTCGATAATAATAGCGCAAATATCATCCTTATTATCCTGAAACGCTTTTTCTATCTGGGCGATAGACGCAGCCTCACGTTTGTACAGTTCTTCAGGATTCGATTTAAAATCGTCGAAATTAATGTATGGCGTACTGATACGCGGCCAATCGAACTTGGCAAACCAGCGTGTTTTCACCGGTTGGGTATTGGTAAGGCTCATGGTATACCCGGTACGGCCATGAAAAGCGTGCTCAAAATGGATCACCTTAAAACCTTTTTCAACCTGGTAGCCCTTGGCGAAGTTCTTTTGCACTTTCCAGTCCATGGCAGTTTTAAGGGCGTTCTCAATGGCTAAACCTCCGCCAGAGATAAAGAAAGCATGCGGCAGGTATTCTGGGATCCCGACACGGTCAAACACCTCCAGAAAATGGGCGTATTGCTCAGTATAGATATCCGAGTTTGAAGGGTTGGTTAGTGCTGCCAGGAGCAGGTCTTTTTTAAAGGCCTCATCGTTTACCATCTTTGGGTGATTATAACCTAGTGGTACGGATGCAAAGCAGGTAAAAAAGTCGAGCAGCGTACGGTCGTATTTCGAATCGTAGATGTAAACGCCCTGGCTTTTCTCCATATCAAAAGTAAGGTCGAACCCATCGGCCAGGATATGTTTGCTTAAAGTTGCTTGAACGTTTTGTGGTGTTATTGACATAGTTTCCATAGGTAATGGCTTATACAAATCTAACAAAAACCCTCAAAATAAAGTATTTAGGCCTTTTTTGAACCGCTGAACTGAAAAGTATGTTTAAAATGTTTAAAGTTGGTTTTTATACTGATGAGAGAAATGGTTCAGTTTAATTTGTTGAACTGTTAAGTCTAAACACGTCATGCCGAACTTATTTCGGCACCCCAAAGGACAGGTGTATAACTCGCAAGGTCGCTTTACATGTGGGGTGCTGAAACAAGTTCAGCATGACGGTAGGCGTAGAACTCTTACAAAAACTTCTCCTTCATCCCCAACAACCCAAACAAGCCACCAGTATGCACCGCCAAAATATTGCTACCCGGTTTAAAATGATCTTTACGCGCCAAATCAAACAACGCATACATCATTTTACCAGTATAAACGGGTTCAATCAATATGCCTGTTGAAGCGATAAAATCTTTAATAAAATCAATCAGTTCAGGCGTACTTTTAGCATAACCGCCGAAATGATATTGGGTATGCAGCTCATACATAGGATTGTGTGTGGTGTACTGTTTAATTTCGTCAGCAATAAATTCACCGCCTTTTAGTACAGGTACGGCGTGGAATAGGGTGGGCAAGTGTTGTAAGCCGTTCAATATTCCTGCTGCGGTTGTGCCTGTTCCGCAGGCGCAGAAGATGTGATCGTAGGTTTGCGGGAGTTCGGCCACCAGTTCGCTGCAACCTTGTGCTGCAGCTGCCGAAGCGCCGCCTTCATCAATAAAAAACGCAGAGGTATCGTTGCTGAAATACTGATCGAACAAAGTTTGTTTATCACGATAGCTTTCCCTATCCACAAATATCAGTTGCATGCCATGCAGGTGGCATAGAAACAGGGTGTCGTTAGTAACCTCTTCACCCCGAACAAAACCTGTAGACTTAAAACCAAATTTTGCAGCGGCGGCAGCTGTTGCCAATAAATGATTGGAATATGCACCGCCAAAAGTTACGAGGTGGGTTTTCCCTGCATTGTGAGCATTAGCCAATGTGTACTTTAATTTGCGCCATTTGTTACCCGATATAACCGGGTGTATCATATCATCGCGCTTGATAAAAACCTGCAAGCCCTTTTCATCAAATAAAGGGTGTTTAATTTGCTGAACCGGGCTGCAGATCTCTAAATCAAATATCATATTTATCCTAAATTCCGAATCCGATGCCTGCATTTACCATGCTGTAGCTT
Coding sequences within:
- the bshB1 gene encoding bacillithiol biosynthesis deacetylase BshB1; the encoded protein is MTKLDILVLAVHPDDAELGCAGTILKHIAQGYKVGVVDLTRGELGTRGSAEIRDKEAAAASEILGLTIRENLGMPDGFFANTREYQLQIIEVIRKYQPEIVIGNAYHDRHPDHGRANQLIEDASFLAGLRKIETTLDGEIQQEWRPKQVMHFIQDRYIKPDIIIDVTEYWDQKIASLYAYGSQFHNPEWENEPQTYISSPEFIQVTEARAREFGKSIGARFAEGFTSRKLLGVESLFDLV
- a CDS encoding DUF4294 domain-containing protein, whose protein sequence is MKYFAFLLLMCGFAVVCNAQTDLPHPKLGKNDTIKTYMTVLDGELVPWVVTPEVKIVDTRIFASEADRQAYYRLRYNVMKVLPYAKYAGERYAQLQRDLASTADKSKQKEMIKLCEDQIKNLFNTQIKNLTITQGEVLIKLVSRETHSTSFAMAKDLKGGFHAFMYQSVARIFGHNLKEEYDPSTERDIETILHEAGYTSSLY
- a CDS encoding 1-aminocyclopropane-1-carboxylate deaminase/D-cysteine desulfhydrase — protein: MIFDLEICSPVQQIKHPLFDEKGLQVFIKRDDMIHPVISGNKWRKLKYTLANAHNAGKTHLVTFGGAYSNHLLATAAAAAKFGFKSTGFVRGEEVTNDTLFLCHLHGMQLIFVDRESYRDKQTLFDQYFSNDTSAFFIDEGGASAAAAQGCSELVAELPQTYDHIFCACGTGTTAAGILNGLQHLPTLFHAVPVLKGGEFIADEIKQYTTHNPMYELHTQYHFGGYAKSTPELIDFIKDFIASTGILIEPVYTGKMMYALFDLARKDHFKPGSNILAVHTGGLFGLLGMKEKFL
- the lat gene encoding L-lysine 6-transaminase translates to METMSITPQNVQATLSKHILADGFDLTFDMEKSQGVYIYDSKYDRTLLDFFTCFASVPLGYNHPKMVNDEAFKKDLLLAALTNPSNSDIYTEQYAHFLEVFDRVGIPEYLPHAFFISGGGLAIENALKTAMDWKVQKNFAKGYQVEKGFKVIHFEHAFHGRTGYTMSLTNTQPVKTRWFAKFDWPRISTPYINFDDFKSNPEELYKREAASIAQIEKAFQDNKDDICAIIIEPIQSEGGDNHIRKEFLEQLRKLADEYEAMLIYDEVQTGVGLTGKFWCHEHFGENARPDIIAFGKKMQVCGILASRRVEENPDNVFTVSSRINSTWGGNLTDMVRSAKILEIIAEDNLCDQASQTGQYLQDQLVALSQTTSLISNIRGKGLLTAFDFPDSDIRNSFINMGLENNTMFLGCGEKSIRFRPALIMQESHIDEGIKTMFHILKRL
- a CDS encoding HD domain-containing protein, which gives rise to MTEYEHLLKQVSFIHEIDKVKYILRKTKLFNSDRNENDAEHSWHLAIMALILAEHANEPVDILKVVKMLLIHDVVEIDAGDIFLYDAVLNHTNTLAEQKAAERIFGLLPDEQAKEYIAIWEEFEASETPEAKFARAMDRLEPLLQNISNNGGTWKEFNVSYEQVIGKKSVIKNGSETLWKFAEKLINESVEKGILNKG
- a CDS encoding glutathione peroxidase, whose protein sequence is MDNSNIYQFSVKQLNGEEVSLDRYQNKVLLIVNTASQCGFTPQLADLVELKKSLLGKDFEILAFPSNDFGGQEPLEGEAIATFCERFDTNFPLFDKIRVRGTYADPLYQFLSTKKQNGRVNAAPRWNFHKYLVDKNGKVVDFFYPFTKPGASKIKKKIAHLLAQ